The DNA window TCACCACAAATAATGTCAAATTCACCGCAGTTACTGGAAAATCCGGTACCCCATCCCCATCTTACGACACACGTATCTGCATCTTTACATCGTACCATTCCTTTAGCAATTCCTCCCTGAACTGACTTCATTTCAGCTCGGGAAACTTTTTTGAGTTTTTTCATGTTGTTATTGTTTTGATTCTCAGTTATAAAAATAGTAAAAAAGTAATAACAATTATTATTATTTTACCAATATTTAAGCTTTTAAAGAAAATTTTAAATATTAATTTAAAAATAGCAGAATAAATATCTTAAAAGCACACTAAAAACTGGCGTTTTTTTTAACCAAAACCTCATTAATAATGAATTAAAAGAAATATGATGATTTTTTAATCAATGTCTGATGAACCGATATAACAATACAACATCGATTAAAACGATCAGGAAAAATTTCACCAGAAAAGATTTTTTGGAAACTTTATGATTAAAGATAAGCATTCCCGAAGCTGCACCTACAATGCCTACCAGTGAAAGTCCTAAAAGAACGTTCTCAGAAATTCGCCATTGATGTTTTTTGGCCTGCAGTTTATCAAATCCAAAAACTCCGAAAGTAATCACGTTAGCGATCAGCAGAAAAGGAATCATTCTAAATTAATTTTGTCACAAAAATAATGTTTAATTTATACATGGGAAATCCTCCAAATATTTCTAACGGTATCATGGCAGGTATTTTTTAAATTTGCAATCCATAAAAACAAATCTATGACAGTTCACGATCTGGCAGGAACCTATTCTATTAAAGGAAGCAATCAGGAAGAATCAGACGAGGCTTCTTATCAGGGTACATTACTATTATCTATTGACGAAAACAGCCGTATTATCGCCCAATGGATTATTGGCGATCATCTTCAAAATGGTACGGGATTTTATAAAGACCGGATTTTAGTTCTCAACTTCAACTATGAAGGCGATGATCATCAAATTTATAAAGGAGTTGCTGTATATCGTTGTCTGAGCAAGGATATTCTGGATGGATTTTGGTCTGAAAAACATGGTAATCCTTTATATCTTGGGAGTGAATACTGTACACGTATTCAGAATTCATGGATTTTGAATTGATTTCACTTTTCAGCAACTGACAAAACATATGTTATCACTATGAAATAATTAAGGCCCGCAATTTCAAATTGCGGGCCTTAATTAAACCTGTACCAAAAGTTATAACCCTTGCTCTACATGTTTTCCTTCTCTAATTTCCTCAACCATTTTAGCATTAAAGGCAGGTAAATCTTTAGGGGTTCTGCTTGTTACCAGCCCATTATCTACAACAACTTCCTGATCTTCCCAATGAGCTCCGGCATTCATGAGGTCTTTGCTGATAGAATGTACTGACGTCATGTTCTTACCATTAACTGCCTCAGCATTGATCAGAATTTGTGGCCCATGGCAAATAGCAGCAACAGGCTTATTCTGAATAAAGAAATCTTTCACAAAAGATAATGCCTTTTCATTTGTTCTTAACTGATCGGGATTAATCACCCCACCCGGCAGAACCAATGCATCATAGTCGGAAGCTGTCACTTCATCCAAGGTTTTATCTACGGAATAATCCTTTCCCCAGTCCTTTTCAGCCCAGGCTTTAATGGTTCCCGGTTCGGGGCTTATGATATTTGTTGTCCAGCCCTGCTGTTCAAGATATTCTTTTGGAGATTGGAGTTCACTTTCTTCAAAACCGTGGGTGGCCAGAATTGCAATTTTTTTTGACATGATATTATGATTTTAGGTGTTTAATCAGAATAAGAGAAAATATAATGCCGACTGTGGGTTACAGAATATTAAAAAAAGTTAAATATATACCACAAAAAAGCTGCCTTAAAAAAGGCAGCTTAATGATTATTGAAATTGTATTCAATTATTTTTTTGCTTTAACGTCGATAGCAATTTCGATGTCTTTGCTGATCATCCATTCTGCAGGATCTGCTTCTGAAGTACCGAATTTGATTCCCCAATCGGTTCTGTTTACTGTAAATTTAGCCTGAACAGTCGCTGAGTTATCTACTACATCTACTTTAGCAGGGAACGTAACGTTCATTGTTTTTCCTAATAAAGTAAGGTTTCCGCTTACGGTTTTGTTTGCTCCTGCAACAGCATCTTTAGGTGCTTCTTTTAAATCTGTTACGCTTGTAATTTTAAAGTCTGAAACAGGATTTTTTTCTACATTAAAGAAGTCAGGGTTTTTCAGGTGAGCTTCTAAGTCAGCTGGTTTTTTATCTTTTTCAGTAACTGAAGCCGGGTCAACTTTAATGGAAGTCATATCAATATTGAAGTTTCCAGCTACAACCTGTCCTGCTTCAATGCTTAAGTCTCCTGATTTTACATTCAATGTTCCCCAACGCGGAGCAAAGCCACCTTTATGGAAAGCTTTCCAATTCACCACAGAAGTTGTAGTATCTACTGCCAATATTTCTCCTTTGCTTTCTGCAACGGCTTGCTCAGTAGCTAATGCTGTATCTGTTTTTTCTTTACTATTACATGATGCTACAAGCAATCCTACTCCTACTAATGCGATTACACTAAGTTTTTTCATATTATTGAACTGTTTAAAAAGTTTATGTCTTTTGAGGTTTCAAAAATATAAAAACATTTTTGCCACCATCTTATCATATATCAAGAAATGAACATTTCTCGTGTCTTTCATCTTTTCCAATCATAAATTTATCTTCAGACTATCGTCCTAAACATCTTTATTTAGGACGATTATTACCATGACATTGTAAAAATTCAAAAATTTATATATAAAAATAACTACAATTGAAAACTATTGCTAATTTTGTATAAATTAAACAATAAAAATAGTAAAATACAATTAAAAACATAAATAATTAATCAATTTTAACACAATTAATATAAATTTTAAATCAAAATCCACAGCTTTTCTTAAAATTTACTATAACTTTTAATTAAGCCTGAAAATTACAATTTTAAATAAGACTAAAAAATTTTAAAACACAGCCCGGATATAAAATCATCCATTAAAAAAACACTTTTTCGATATGAAAAAAACACTACTTCTACACAAGAAAGCCTTTTCTGTATTGGTTTGCTTATTTTCGATTTTTAATTTTTCTTTATATACTGCTCAAACATGTGCAGGAACCTGGGGACCAC is part of the Chryseobacterium lactis genome and encodes:
- a CDS encoding YceI family protein, whose translation is MKKLSVIALVGVGLLVASCNSKEKTDTALATEQAVAESKGEILAVDTTTSVVNWKAFHKGGFAPRWGTLNVKSGDLSIEAGQVVAGNFNIDMTSIKVDPASVTEKDKKPADLEAHLKNPDFFNVEKNPVSDFKITSVTDLKEAPKDAVAGANKTVSGNLTLLGKTMNVTFPAKVDVVDNSATVQAKFTVNRTDWGIKFGTSEADPAEWMISKDIEIAIDVKAKK
- a CDS encoding DUF1294 domain-containing protein, whose protein sequence is MIPFLLIANVITFGVFGFDKLQAKKHQWRISENVLLGLSLVGIVGAASGMLIFNHKVSKKSFLVKFFLIVLIDVVLLYRFIRH
- a CDS encoding bacteriocin-like protein encodes the protein MKKLKKVSRAEMKSVQGGIAKGMVRCKDADTCVVRWGWGTGFSSNCGEFDIICGEPPAVDPCEISLCL
- a CDS encoding type 1 glutamine amidotransferase domain-containing protein produces the protein MSKKIAILATHGFEESELQSPKEYLEQQGWTTNIISPEPGTIKAWAEKDWGKDYSVDKTLDEVTASDYDALVLPGGVINPDQLRTNEKALSFVKDFFIQNKPVAAICHGPQILINAEAVNGKNMTSVHSISKDLMNAGAHWEDQEVVVDNGLVTSRTPKDLPAFNAKMVEEIREGKHVEQGL